One genomic segment of Microbacterium sp. ProA8 includes these proteins:
- a CDS encoding cysteine desulfurase family protein, with amino-acid sequence MSDQQIYLDHAATAPLRPEARDAWIDAAAVAGNASSIHGAGQHARRVLEEARERFAAVIDADPIEVVFTSGGTEAVNLAVKGLWWARPAHADAVVLPDGEHHATLDAVEWLEAQGAQVRHVGIDAAARIRSDAFAAALPGAAFATALVANNEAGTINDAAALAAAAAAAGVPLHLDAVAAFGHVPVSFRAWRGDARGRAGLAALSVSAHKIGGPTGVGALVVARGADLTALQHGGGQQRRLRAGTQDVAGAVAFAVAAEAAEAEREAEATRLGALRERLVSGIRNTIPGAKLLGDPVARVPGNAHVLFPGAAGETLLFLLDRAGIAVSTGSACQAGVPEPSHVVIAMGRTDAEARQVLRLTLGRTTVDADVDAVLAVLPEAVERARAASGPRSGAGS; translated from the coding sequence ATGAGCGACCAGCAGATCTACCTCGACCACGCCGCCACCGCGCCGCTGCGCCCGGAGGCGCGGGACGCCTGGATCGACGCGGCCGCGGTGGCCGGCAACGCCTCGTCGATCCACGGGGCCGGGCAGCACGCGCGCCGGGTGCTCGAAGAGGCGCGCGAGCGCTTTGCCGCGGTGATCGACGCGGACCCGATCGAGGTCGTCTTCACGTCGGGGGGCACCGAGGCCGTCAACCTCGCCGTGAAGGGACTCTGGTGGGCACGACCCGCCCACGCGGACGCCGTGGTGCTGCCGGACGGCGAGCACCACGCGACGCTCGACGCGGTCGAATGGCTCGAGGCGCAGGGCGCCCAGGTGCGCCACGTCGGCATCGACGCCGCTGCCCGCATCCGCTCCGACGCGTTCGCGGCGGCACTGCCCGGCGCCGCCTTCGCCACCGCCCTCGTCGCCAACAACGAGGCCGGGACGATCAACGACGCGGCGGCACTCGCCGCGGCCGCCGCCGCAGCCGGGGTGCCGCTGCACCTTGACGCCGTCGCCGCGTTCGGGCACGTGCCGGTGTCGTTCCGCGCCTGGCGCGGGGATGCCCGCGGCCGTGCCGGGCTGGCGGCGCTGAGCGTGTCGGCCCACAAGATCGGCGGGCCGACCGGCGTCGGCGCACTCGTGGTCGCGCGCGGCGCCGACCTCACCGCCCTCCAGCACGGCGGCGGTCAGCAGCGGCGGCTGCGCGCGGGCACGCAGGACGTCGCCGGCGCGGTGGCGTTCGCCGTGGCCGCCGAGGCGGCCGAGGCGGAGCGAGAGGCCGAGGCGACGCGGCTCGGGGCGCTGCGCGAGCGGCTCGTGAGCGGCATCCGGAACACGATCCCGGGTGCGAAACTGCTCGGCGACCCCGTCGCCCGCGTACCGGGCAACGCCCACGTGCTCTTCCCCGGCGCGGCGGGTGAGACGCTGCTGTTCCTTCTCGACCGTGCCGGCATCGCGGTGTCGACCGGGTCGGCCTGCCAGGCGGGGGTGCCCGAGCCGTCGCACGTCGTGATCGCGATGGGGCGGACGGATGCCGAGGCCCGCCAGGTGCTCCGGCTCACGCTCGGACGCACCACCGTCGACGCCGACGTCGACGCGGTGCTGGCGGTGCTCCCCGAGGCTGTCGAGCGTGCGCGGGCGGCATCCGGGCCACGGTCAGGTGCGGGTTCGTAG
- the glgX gene encoding glycogen debranching protein GlgX → MVSLESVLSPSAAGLLSPQLDGLGVVLLPDGGRLRVWSAAADAVDLVVFDDTDLDWITATEPLSPIGGGVWEITTPLLRPGARYAIRVDGPQAPGNTFNRGTLLLDPYTRGVVRTGYDGWRSAVVEGSFDWGGVPKPAVPMDRTVLYEGHLKGLSKRHPDVPGALRGTYAGLAHPAMVQHFLDLGVTSIELLPVHAFTTEPRLLQHGLTNYWGYNSLGFFAPHAAYATEDARRHGPDAVLREFKGMVRLLHEAGLEVILDVVYNHTAEEGIGGPRSSLRGIDNRAYYRQEDDGAYIDVTGCGNSLDTSTDAASRLVLDSLRYWANDVQVDGFRFDLAATLGRDSSHHFTPEHPLLRAILDDPALAGVKKIAEPWDVGMGGWQTGNFGDGWSEWNDRYRDRVRNFWLSDVDYARRASTSPVGIGGFANRLAGSANTFADERGPLASVNFVTAHDGFTLRDLVSYDVKHNFGNGEHNRDGADTNRSFNHGAEGPTDDAGILATRRKAMRNLLGTLLLSAGVPMITAGDEFARTQRGNNNAYCHDSVLTWLSWEHAPWQRDLYAHVRHLLRLRRENPALRPSRFARLGERTPSASVMEWYDEHGETMSLERWTDPAHRTLQYVAASTPEFEGFNRVLLMVHGTERPTSVTLPDVDGVTRYIALWSSADERPSELTPTFSPGDTIALPGTAMRLFRAE, encoded by the coding sequence ATGGTCAGCCTGGAGTCCGTCCTCTCGCCCTCGGCCGCGGGCCTGCTCAGCCCGCAGCTCGATGGGCTGGGCGTCGTGCTGCTGCCCGACGGCGGTCGGCTGCGGGTGTGGTCGGCCGCGGCGGATGCCGTCGACCTCGTCGTCTTCGACGACACCGACCTCGACTGGATCACCGCAACCGAGCCGCTCAGCCCGATCGGCGGCGGTGTGTGGGAGATCACGACGCCGCTCCTGCGTCCCGGCGCCCGCTACGCGATCCGCGTCGATGGACCGCAGGCGCCGGGCAACACCTTCAACCGCGGTACACTGCTGCTCGATCCGTACACGCGCGGCGTCGTCCGCACCGGGTACGACGGCTGGCGCTCCGCCGTGGTCGAAGGCTCCTTCGACTGGGGTGGCGTGCCCAAGCCCGCGGTGCCCATGGACCGCACGGTGCTGTACGAAGGGCACCTCAAGGGCCTCTCGAAGCGGCATCCCGACGTACCGGGAGCGCTGCGCGGCACCTACGCCGGACTCGCGCACCCGGCGATGGTCCAGCACTTCCTCGATCTGGGCGTCACGAGCATCGAGCTGCTGCCCGTCCACGCCTTCACCACCGAGCCACGGCTGCTTCAGCACGGCCTCACGAACTACTGGGGCTACAACTCCCTGGGCTTCTTCGCCCCGCACGCCGCCTATGCCACCGAGGATGCTCGCCGACACGGACCCGACGCCGTCCTCCGCGAGTTCAAGGGAATGGTGAGGCTGCTTCACGAGGCCGGGCTGGAGGTGATCCTCGACGTCGTCTACAACCACACGGCCGAAGAGGGCATCGGCGGACCGCGCTCGAGCCTGCGCGGCATCGACAACCGCGCGTACTACCGGCAGGAGGACGACGGCGCGTACATCGACGTCACCGGCTGCGGCAATTCTCTGGACACATCCACGGATGCCGCGTCCCGCCTGGTGCTCGATTCGCTGCGGTACTGGGCGAACGACGTGCAGGTGGACGGGTTCCGGTTCGATCTCGCCGCGACACTCGGCCGGGACTCGTCCCACCACTTCACGCCGGAGCATCCCCTGCTCCGTGCGATCCTCGACGATCCGGCGCTCGCCGGCGTCAAGAAGATCGCCGAGCCGTGGGACGTGGGCATGGGCGGCTGGCAGACCGGCAACTTCGGCGACGGATGGAGCGAGTGGAACGATCGCTACCGCGACCGCGTCCGCAACTTCTGGCTGAGCGACGTGGACTACGCGCGCCGTGCATCCACCTCCCCCGTCGGCATCGGCGGTTTCGCGAACCGGCTCGCCGGCTCGGCGAACACCTTCGCAGACGAGCGCGGGCCGCTCGCGAGCGTGAACTTCGTGACCGCGCACGACGGCTTCACCCTGCGCGATCTCGTCTCGTACGACGTGAAGCACAACTTCGGCAACGGCGAGCACAACCGCGACGGCGCCGACACGAACCGCTCGTTCAACCACGGCGCCGAAGGTCCGACGGACGACGCGGGGATCCTCGCGACCCGCCGCAAGGCTATGCGCAACCTGCTGGGCACGCTCCTGCTCTCGGCCGGGGTGCCCATGATCACGGCGGGCGACGAGTTCGCCCGCACACAGCGGGGCAACAACAACGCCTACTGCCACGACTCCGTGCTGACGTGGCTGTCGTGGGAGCACGCCCCCTGGCAGCGGGACCTGTACGCGCACGTGCGCCACCTCCTGCGCCTGCGACGCGAGAACCCGGCGCTGCGCCCCAGCCGCTTCGCGCGGCTCGGCGAGCGCACACCCTCGGCATCCGTCATGGAGTGGTACGACGAGCACGGCGAGACCATGTCTCTCGAGCGGTGGACCGATCCGGCTCACCGCACGCTCCAGTACGTGGCGGCCTCCACTCCCGAGTTCGAGGGGTTCAACCGGGTGCTCCTCATGGTCCACGGCACCGAGCGGCCGACCAGCGTCACGCTCCCCGACGTGGACGGCGTGACCCGGTACATCGCACTGTGGTCGAGCGCGGACGAGAGGCCGTCCGAGCTGACGCCGACCTTCTCCCCCGGCGACACGATCGCCCTGCCGGGCACAGCGATGCGTCTCTTCCGTGCCGAGTAG
- the glgB gene encoding 1,4-alpha-glucan branching protein GlgB, with amino-acid sequence MTPTDQILDAVATGSYHDPHSVLGVHPGTDAEGNRTWIVRARRPLARSVTAVFADGTRVPLEHVRAGIWEGTRAGALTRYELHASYAQGPDYIADDPYRHSPTIGELDLHLIGEGRHEELWRALGAHEREHDGTMGTAFTVWAPNARAVRVVGDFNGWDGQGHAMRSMGGTGVWELFVPGIGQGTSYKFELRGRGGDWALKADPMARFAEVPPATASVVVGSSYSWGDSAWLAERARSTPVSRPMSVYELHFGSWRQGLSYRDAADELIDYVTGQGFTHIEFLPLAEHPFGGSWGYQVTGYYAPTSRFGHPDDLRYLIDRLHQAGIGVIMDWVPGHFPKDAFALARFDGEPLYEHADPRRGEHREWGTYIFDYGRSEVRNFLVANALYWFEEFHVDGLRVDAVASMLYLDYSREEGEWAPNVHGGRENLEAIRFLQEVNATAYKRYPGIAMIAEESTSFPGVTAPTSQAGLGFGFKWNMGWMNDSLQYIKRDPIYRSHHEGELSFSFVYAFSENYVLPISHDEVVHGKGSLIARMPGDHWQKLANMRAFLAYMWGHPGKQLLFMGQEFGQLSEWSEGRSLDWWLLDQPTHAQLQQFVGVLNRVYRDQSALWARDSDGAAFNRLGAPRWNPNVVAFARRDWHGNTIVVAANFSGQPLTSYELDLPESGVWHEILNTDAQAYGGSGVGNLGVVHAGAGGRASLVLPPLGVLWLRHETSAHIPSPTQG; translated from the coding sequence ATGACGCCCACCGACCAGATCCTCGATGCCGTCGCGACGGGCTCCTACCACGACCCCCACTCCGTGCTCGGTGTCCATCCCGGCACGGATGCCGAGGGCAACAGGACCTGGATCGTCCGCGCCCGCCGGCCCCTGGCACGCAGCGTGACCGCTGTCTTCGCCGACGGCACGCGCGTTCCCCTCGAGCACGTCCGCGCAGGAATCTGGGAGGGCACCCGCGCCGGTGCCCTCACACGGTACGAGCTGCACGCAAGCTACGCACAGGGCCCGGATTACATCGCCGACGACCCCTACCGCCACTCCCCGACGATCGGCGAGCTCGACCTGCACCTGATCGGCGAGGGTCGCCACGAGGAACTGTGGCGGGCGCTCGGCGCGCATGAGCGCGAGCATGACGGCACGATGGGCACCGCGTTCACGGTCTGGGCGCCGAATGCCCGCGCCGTGCGCGTGGTCGGGGATTTCAACGGCTGGGACGGCCAGGGCCACGCGATGCGCTCCATGGGCGGCACCGGCGTGTGGGAGCTCTTCGTCCCCGGCATCGGTCAGGGCACGAGCTACAAGTTCGAACTGCGCGGTCGCGGCGGCGATTGGGCGCTCAAGGCCGATCCGATGGCCCGGTTCGCCGAGGTGCCTCCCGCCACGGCATCCGTCGTCGTCGGCTCTTCGTACTCCTGGGGCGACTCAGCGTGGCTCGCCGAGCGCGCCCGCTCGACGCCGGTGTCTCGCCCGATGTCGGTGTACGAGCTGCACTTCGGCTCGTGGCGGCAGGGGCTGTCGTATCGCGATGCCGCGGACGAGCTCATCGACTACGTCACCGGCCAGGGGTTCACCCACATCGAGTTCCTCCCCCTCGCCGAGCACCCGTTCGGCGGCTCCTGGGGCTACCAGGTCACCGGCTACTACGCGCCGACCAGCCGCTTCGGCCACCCCGACGACCTGCGCTACCTCATCGACCGGCTGCACCAGGCGGGCATCGGCGTGATCATGGACTGGGTGCCCGGGCACTTCCCGAAGGACGCCTTCGCGCTGGCGCGCTTCGACGGCGAGCCGCTGTACGAGCACGCCGACCCCCGGCGCGGCGAGCACCGCGAGTGGGGCACGTACATCTTCGACTACGGCCGCAGCGAGGTGCGGAACTTCCTCGTCGCGAACGCGCTCTACTGGTTCGAGGAGTTCCACGTCGACGGCCTGCGGGTGGACGCGGTCGCGTCCATGCTCTACCTCGACTACTCGCGCGAGGAGGGCGAGTGGGCGCCCAACGTCCACGGCGGCCGCGAGAACCTGGAGGCGATCCGTTTCCTTCAGGAGGTCAACGCCACGGCGTACAAGCGCTACCCCGGTATCGCGATGATCGCCGAGGAATCCACGAGCTTCCCGGGAGTGACGGCGCCGACGAGTCAGGCGGGTCTCGGCTTCGGGTTCAAGTGGAACATGGGCTGGATGAACGACTCTCTCCAGTACATCAAGCGCGACCCGATCTACCGATCGCACCACGAGGGCGAGCTCTCCTTCTCGTTCGTCTACGCCTTCAGCGAGAACTACGTGCTGCCCATCAGCCACGACGAGGTCGTCCACGGAAAGGGCAGCCTCATCGCACGGATGCCGGGCGACCACTGGCAGAAGCTGGCCAACATGCGGGCCTTCCTGGCGTACATGTGGGGCCACCCGGGCAAGCAGCTGCTGTTCATGGGTCAGGAGTTCGGCCAGCTGTCGGAGTGGTCCGAGGGACGCTCCCTGGACTGGTGGCTGCTCGACCAGCCGACGCACGCGCAGCTGCAGCAGTTCGTGGGGGTGCTCAACCGCGTGTACCGCGACCAGTCCGCACTGTGGGCACGCGACAGCGACGGCGCGGCGTTCAACAGGCTGGGCGCGCCGAGATGGAATCCGAACGTCGTGGCCTTCGCACGACGCGACTGGCACGGCAACACGATCGTGGTGGCCGCGAACTTCTCCGGCCAGCCCTTGACCTCGTACGAGCTGGACCTGCCCGAGAGCGGCGTGTGGCACGAGATCCTCAACACCGACGCGCAGGCCTACGGCGGGTCCGGCGTCGGCAACCTCGGCGTCGTCCACGCCGGTGCGGGTGGACGTGCCTCGCTCGTGCTGCCGCCGCTGGGCGTGCTGTGGCTGCGCCACGAGACGAGTGCGCACATCCCCTCGCCCACCCAGGGCTGA
- a CDS encoding maltotransferase domain-containing protein: protein MVTTTRSARSRPWRSASALPVRDIRAWQAERDTAARRVPLAQPSPAVPWGDYRPKAFDGEVVPFRVTAFREGHDRIGVHLRLFSPSGDESLHRLRSLDDGFDRWQTEVALLEQGVWRFRFESFGDDFATWEHAASLKIAAGVDAALMRELGALLFDRATAEKGRPVAERRTLAAAAASLRDSAVDDVAALAIVEDPTLAGYFRQRPLMSLATVGDDLELLVERERAGVGAWYEFFPRSEGARRLKDGTVKSGTFRTAVKRLPAVAAMGFDVLYLPPIHPIGTVNRKGPNNTLEAGPGDPGSPWAIGSASGGHDTVHPDLGTLADFRAFVRSARAAGIEIALDLALQAAPDHPWVTAHPEWFTTLPDGSIAYAENPPKKYQDIYPVNFDNDPEGIRAEVLRIVRHWIAQGVRIFRVDNPHTKPLQFWEWLIGTVTAEDPDVVFLAEAFTRPAPLQSLASAGFQQSYTYFAWRNTKEELEEFLSALAHETDDFLRPNLFVNTPDILTEYLQFGGRAAYRIRAAVAATAAPSYGVYAGYELYENVARPGSEENIDNEKYEYKFRDWAGAEERGESLAPFLTRLNDIRRAHPALRQLRNLSVHWSDDDAILVYAKHLDAALSPDGRSDTVIVVVNTDPHSVRQTMVHLDTRVWGVEPGSPYEVEDLVTGARWTWSDHNYVMLDAFTEPVHILHVKEPR, encoded by the coding sequence GTGGTCACGACGACGCGCTCCGCGCGCTCCCGCCCGTGGCGGAGCGCCTCGGCCCTCCCTGTCCGCGATATCCGTGCCTGGCAGGCTGAACGCGACACCGCAGCGCGGCGCGTTCCCCTTGCCCAGCCCTCACCGGCGGTGCCCTGGGGCGATTACCGCCCCAAGGCCTTCGACGGCGAGGTGGTGCCGTTCCGGGTGACGGCGTTCCGCGAGGGGCACGACCGCATCGGCGTCCATCTGCGCCTCTTCTCGCCCAGCGGCGATGAGTCCCTGCATCGCCTCCGTTCGCTCGACGACGGCTTCGATCGCTGGCAGACGGAGGTGGCGCTGCTCGAGCAGGGCGTCTGGCGCTTCCGCTTCGAGTCGTTCGGCGACGATTTCGCCACGTGGGAGCACGCCGCCTCGCTCAAGATCGCCGCGGGAGTGGATGCCGCGCTCATGCGCGAACTCGGAGCGCTGCTGTTCGACCGCGCCACGGCGGAGAAGGGCCGCCCGGTCGCTGAACGGCGCACGCTCGCCGCGGCTGCGGCATCCCTCCGCGACAGCGCCGTCGACGACGTCGCCGCGCTCGCCATCGTGGAGGATCCGACGCTGGCCGGATACTTCCGTCAGCGCCCGCTCATGTCGCTCGCGACGGTCGGCGACGACCTCGAGCTCCTCGTCGAGCGCGAACGCGCCGGCGTCGGGGCGTGGTACGAGTTCTTCCCCCGCTCCGAGGGCGCGCGCCGCCTGAAGGACGGCACAGTCAAAAGCGGCACCTTCCGCACGGCCGTGAAACGGCTGCCGGCGGTGGCCGCGATGGGCTTCGACGTGCTGTACCTGCCGCCGATCCACCCGATCGGCACGGTGAACCGCAAGGGCCCGAACAACACGCTGGAGGCAGGACCGGGCGATCCGGGCTCGCCCTGGGCGATCGGCTCGGCGTCCGGCGGACACGACACCGTCCACCCCGACCTCGGAACGCTCGCCGACTTCCGCGCGTTCGTGCGCAGCGCGCGTGCCGCGGGCATCGAGATCGCCCTTGATCTGGCGCTCCAGGCGGCTCCCGACCACCCCTGGGTCACCGCGCATCCCGAATGGTTCACGACGCTCCCCGACGGCTCGATCGCCTACGCCGAGAACCCGCCGAAGAAGTACCAGGACATCTACCCGGTCAACTTCGACAACGACCCGGAAGGCATCCGCGCCGAGGTGCTGCGGATCGTCCGCCACTGGATCGCGCAGGGCGTGCGCATCTTCCGCGTCGACAACCCGCATACGAAGCCGCTGCAGTTCTGGGAGTGGCTCATCGGGACGGTGACCGCAGAAGACCCGGACGTCGTGTTCCTCGCCGAGGCGTTCACGCGCCCGGCGCCGCTGCAGAGCCTCGCCTCGGCCGGCTTCCAGCAGAGCTACACCTACTTCGCGTGGCGCAACACCAAGGAAGAGCTGGAGGAGTTCCTCTCGGCGCTGGCGCACGAGACCGACGACTTCCTGCGCCCCAATCTCTTCGTCAACACCCCCGACATCCTCACCGAGTACCTGCAGTTCGGCGGCCGTGCCGCGTACCGCATCCGCGCGGCCGTCGCCGCCACCGCGGCTCCCAGCTACGGCGTGTACGCCGGCTACGAGCTCTACGAGAACGTGGCGCGCCCGGGATCCGAAGAGAACATCGACAACGAGAAGTACGAGTACAAGTTCCGCGACTGGGCGGGTGCCGAAGAGCGCGGCGAGTCGCTGGCGCCGTTCCTCACCCGGCTCAACGACATCCGACGCGCGCACCCCGCCCTCCGCCAGCTGCGCAACCTCAGCGTCCACTGGAGCGACGACGACGCGATCCTGGTGTACGCCAAGCACCTCGATGCGGCGCTCTCGCCCGACGGCCGCAGCGACACCGTCATCGTCGTGGTCAACACCGATCCCCACTCGGTGCGCCAGACGATGGTCCACCTCGACACCCGCGTCTGGGGCGTCGAGCCCGGTTCGCCGTACGAGGTCGAGGACCTCGTCACCGGCGCCCGCTGGACGTGGTCGGATCACAACTACGTGATGCTGGACGCGTTCACCGAGCCGGTCCACATCCTCCACGTGAAGGAACCCCGATGA
- the ligA gene encoding NAD-dependent DNA ligase LigA, with protein MTDAVLPADAGLEAARVEAQDLTERILGARDAYYGRNAEIVDDATYDGWMRRLEEIEHMHPELQGQDSPTQTVGAAESSMFAPIEHAERMLSLDNVFSAEELRDWCVKAQAAAGRKVRWLTELKIDGLAISLRYERGVLTSAATRGDGRVGEDVTMNAVRVAGIPQRLAGSGHPDIVEVRGEVFIPVAAFARLNALQAEMRDRAVDETRARSRAFDEAKARVSAERRFPSFANPRNAASGGLRQQLDKKDGLEHEAGQARLDSLRLFVHGIGAWSRPPVDSQSEIYALLAEWGLPTSPYFRTTDDIDGVLDFVAHYGEHRHDVEHEIDGVVVKVDELALHDELGATSRAPRWAIAYKYPPEQVNTKLLDIVVSVGRTGRATPFAVMAPARVAGSVVRQATLHNQDVVRAKGVLIGDTVVLRKAGDVIPEILGPVVELRDGTEREFVMPADCPECGSALAPAKEGDIDLRCPNTRACPAQVRGRVEHIGSRGGLDIEALGEVTAAALTQPSVPEVPPLETEAGLFELTLDQLVPIEVVVRDAETGEPRVDEKSGEFVRRAPFRRNPSAAEKKAGAVGPQPSAQAITLLDQLERAKTKELWRFLVALNIRHVGPVAARALAQWFGSVEAIRAASRDELAGVEGVGGIIADSLIDWFEVDWHREIVERWSAAGAQLATPGHPGPGAAVVTGGVLAGLTVVATGSLDGYSREGAQEAILKAGGKAASSVSKKTDFVAAGPGAGSKLAKAEELGIRILDAAQFHVLVTQGPDALGAPPDVS; from the coding sequence GTGACGGATGCCGTACTTCCCGCAGACGCCGGCCTCGAGGCCGCGCGAGTCGAAGCCCAGGATCTGACCGAGCGCATCCTCGGCGCACGTGACGCGTACTACGGGCGCAACGCGGAGATCGTCGACGACGCCACCTACGACGGATGGATGCGGCGGCTCGAAGAGATCGAGCACATGCACCCCGAGCTGCAGGGCCAGGACTCGCCCACCCAGACCGTGGGAGCCGCCGAGAGCTCGATGTTCGCGCCGATCGAGCACGCCGAGCGCATGCTCAGCCTCGACAACGTGTTCAGTGCCGAAGAGCTGCGGGACTGGTGTGTGAAGGCCCAGGCCGCCGCCGGCAGGAAGGTGCGGTGGCTGACCGAGCTCAAGATCGACGGTCTCGCCATCAGCCTGCGCTACGAGCGCGGGGTGCTGACGTCGGCGGCCACGCGCGGCGACGGCCGCGTCGGCGAGGACGTGACGATGAACGCGGTCCGCGTCGCGGGAATCCCGCAGCGGCTCGCCGGCAGCGGTCACCCGGACATCGTCGAGGTCCGCGGTGAGGTGTTCATCCCTGTGGCGGCGTTCGCACGGCTCAATGCGCTGCAGGCCGAGATGCGCGACCGCGCCGTCGACGAGACCCGGGCCCGCAGCCGGGCGTTCGACGAGGCGAAGGCGCGTGTGAGCGCCGAACGCCGGTTCCCGTCGTTCGCCAATCCGCGCAACGCCGCGTCGGGCGGGCTGCGTCAGCAGCTCGACAAGAAGGACGGCCTGGAGCACGAGGCCGGGCAGGCCCGCCTCGATTCCCTCCGGCTGTTCGTCCACGGCATCGGCGCGTGGAGCCGGCCTCCCGTCGACTCGCAGAGCGAGATCTACGCGCTGCTCGCGGAGTGGGGTCTGCCGACCAGCCCTTACTTCCGCACCACGGACGACATCGACGGCGTGCTGGATTTCGTCGCACACTATGGCGAGCACCGCCACGACGTCGAGCACGAGATCGACGGCGTCGTGGTGAAGGTCGACGAGCTCGCGCTCCATGACGAGCTGGGCGCGACCAGTCGCGCTCCGCGGTGGGCGATCGCGTACAAGTACCCGCCCGAGCAGGTCAACACCAAACTGCTCGACATCGTGGTCTCGGTCGGGCGCACCGGTCGGGCGACGCCGTTCGCCGTCATGGCGCCCGCGCGGGTCGCGGGGTCGGTGGTGCGGCAGGCGACCCTCCACAACCAGGACGTCGTGCGCGCCAAGGGCGTGCTCATCGGCGACACGGTCGTGCTCCGCAAGGCGGGCGACGTCATCCCCGAGATCCTGGGTCCCGTCGTCGAGCTGCGCGACGGCACCGAGCGCGAGTTCGTGATGCCCGCCGACTGCCCCGAATGCGGCTCGGCGCTCGCCCCGGCGAAGGAAGGCGACATCGACCTGCGCTGCCCCAACACGCGTGCCTGCCCCGCGCAGGTGCGCGGGCGCGTGGAGCACATCGGCTCACGCGGCGGTCTCGACATCGAAGCGCTCGGCGAGGTGACCGCTGCCGCTCTCACGCAGCCGTCGGTGCCCGAGGTCCCGCCCCTCGAGACCGAGGCCGGCCTGTTCGAGCTCACCCTCGATCAGCTGGTTCCGATCGAGGTCGTCGTGCGCGATGCCGAGACCGGCGAACCGCGCGTCGATGAGAAGTCCGGCGAGTTCGTCCGGCGGGCACCGTTCCGCCGCAACCCCTCTGCGGCGGAGAAGAAGGCGGGAGCGGTCGGTCCGCAGCCCTCTGCCCAGGCGATCACGCTGCTCGATCAGCTCGAGCGCGCGAAGACGAAAGAGCTGTGGCGATTCCTCGTCGCCCTCAACATCCGCCACGTCGGACCCGTCGCCGCGCGTGCTCTCGCGCAGTGGTTCGGATCGGTCGAGGCGATCCGGGCGGCGTCGCGCGACGAGCTCGCCGGCGTCGAGGGTGTCGGCGGCATCATCGCCGACTCGCTCATCGACTGGTTCGAGGTCGACTGGCACCGCGAGATCGTCGAGCGGTGGTCCGCCGCCGGCGCGCAGCTGGCGACGCCCGGTCATCCCGGCCCGGGGGCGGCGGTCGTCACCGGGGGAGTGCTCGCGGGCCTCACCGTGGTGGCCACGGGCTCGCTCGACGGGTACAGCCGCGAAGGGGCTCAGGAGGCGATCCTCAAAGCCGGCGGCAAGGCGGCGTCGAGCGTCTCCAAGAAGACCGACTTCGTGGCCGCGGGGCCGGGCGCGGGGTCCAAGCTCGCGAAGGCGGAGGAGCTCGGCATCCGCATCCTCGATGCCGCGCAGTTCCACGTGCTGGTGACGCAGGGCCCCGACGCACTGGGCGCCCCGCCCGACGTGAGCTGA
- the mnmA gene encoding tRNA 2-thiouridine(34) synthase MnmA, with the protein MRILAAMSGGVDSAVAAARAVDAGHDVVGVHLALSRAGGTLRTGSRGCCTIEDAMDARRAADRLGIPFYVWDFSERFRDDVIDDFVAEYRAGRTPNPCMRCNEKIKFAALLERALELGFDAVCTGHYATLVDGPQGLELHRASDAAKDQSYVLGVLNAEQLAHTYFPLGATPSKALVRAEAEERGLTVAHKPDSHDICFIPDGDTRGWLADKVGAERGDILDRTGAVVGSHEGAHAFTVGQRRGLQLGVPASDGKPRFVLEVRPVSNTVVVGPKEALATAEIAGERYSWAGRPQQAGEFACHVQIRAHADPVPASATLAAGLLTVVPETPFDGVAPGQTAVLYDGTRVIGQFTIDRTVSAVPVGA; encoded by the coding sequence ATGCGAATCCTTGCGGCCATGAGCGGCGGAGTGGACTCCGCGGTCGCGGCCGCGCGGGCCGTCGACGCCGGACACGACGTCGTCGGCGTGCACCTCGCCCTCTCCCGGGCGGGCGGCACCCTCCGCACCGGCAGCCGCGGCTGCTGCACGATCGAGGACGCGATGGACGCCCGGCGCGCGGCCGATCGCCTGGGCATCCCGTTCTACGTGTGGGACTTCTCGGAGCGCTTCCGCGACGACGTCATCGACGACTTCGTGGCCGAGTACCGCGCCGGCCGGACGCCGAACCCCTGCATGCGCTGCAACGAGAAGATCAAGTTCGCCGCGCTGCTCGAGCGCGCGCTCGAGCTGGGCTTCGACGCCGTCTGCACCGGCCACTACGCGACGCTGGTCGACGGACCCCAGGGTCTGGAGCTGCACCGCGCGTCGGACGCCGCGAAGGACCAGTCGTACGTGCTGGGCGTGCTGAACGCCGAGCAGCTGGCCCACACCTACTTCCCGCTCGGGGCGACGCCGTCCAAGGCGCTCGTGCGCGCCGAGGCCGAAGAGCGCGGCCTCACGGTGGCGCACAAGCCCGACAGCCACGACATCTGCTTCATCCCCGACGGAGACACCCGTGGCTGGCTCGCTGACAAGGTCGGCGCCGAGCGGGGCGACATCCTCGACCGCACCGGCGCGGTCGTCGGCTCGCACGAGGGCGCCCACGCGTTCACCGTCGGCCAGCGCCGCGGCCTCCAGCTCGGCGTGCCGGCATCCGACGGCAAGCCCCGGTTCGTGCTCGAGGTGCGGCCGGTCTCGAACACCGTCGTCGTCGGCCCCAAGGAGGCCCTCGCCACCGCCGAGATCGCGGGGGAGCGGTATTCCTGGGCCGGCCGACCGCAGCAGGCGGGCGAGTTCGCCTGCCACGTGCAGATCCGCGCGCACGCCGACCCGGTGCCCGCGTCGGCCACGCTCGCCGCGGGACTCTTGACCGTGGTGCCCGAGACGCCGTTCGACGGCGTCGCACCCGGGCAGACGGCGGTCCTCTACGACGGCACCCGCGTGATCGGGCAGTTCACGATCGATCGCACCGTCTCGGCTGTGCCGGTGGGGGCATAG